In Shinella sp. XGS7, a single genomic region encodes these proteins:
- a CDS encoding universal stress protein, producing the protein MFKRIVVPTDGSEITSKAVDTAIALAKVHGAKLYAVSVKEPFPYSAVSEMQPTPPQEFFDAQERIASTRVKAVLDAAKLAGVPCEGHTVEALHAWEAIIEHVERNEADLVVMASHGRRGVQALLLGSETQKLLTHCTIPVLVVR; encoded by the coding sequence ATGTTCAAGCGCATCGTCGTCCCCACCGACGGCTCCGAGATCACCAGCAAGGCGGTGGACACCGCCATCGCCCTGGCCAAGGTGCATGGCGCCAAGCTCTATGCCGTGAGCGTCAAGGAGCCCTTCCCCTACAGCGCCGTGTCGGAGATGCAGCCCACGCCGCCGCAGGAGTTCTTCGACGCCCAGGAACGCATTGCCAGCACCCGGGTCAAGGCCGTGCTGGACGCCGCCAAGCTGGCCGGCGTGCCCTGCGAGGGCCACACCGTCGAGGCCCTGCATGCCTGGGAAGCCATCATCGAACATGTGGAGCGCAACGAGGCCGATCTGGTCGTCATGGCCTCGCACGGCCGCCGCGGCGTCCAGGCCCTGCTGCTGGGTAGCGAGACCCAGAAGCTGCTGACCCACTGCACCATCCCCGTGCTCGTGGTGCGCTGA
- a CDS encoding sulfurtransferase: MSPAYQTLISATALREQLDGASAPLLLDVGFDLADTEAGERAHAQGHLPGAHYLHLDRDLSGAKTDAQGRFRGRHPLPERERLAEQLAGLGLSTGRQVVCYDAQGGMYAARAWWLLRWLGHAAVAVLDGGRQAWQAEGGALEGGAPAAPAPGDFRATPPLVPMLDADALQARLGQLRLIDARAPERFRGEVEPLDSQAGHIPGASNRLFKLNLQEDGRFKPAEQLRQEFEALLPPFPAGQVVHQCGSGVTACHNLLAMEHAGLLGSQLYPGSWSEWSADPLRPLAKA, from the coding sequence ATGAGCCCTGCTTACCAAACCCTGATCTCCGCCACCGCGCTGCGCGAGCAGCTGGACGGCGCGTCCGCGCCCCTGCTGCTGGATGTGGGCTTCGACCTGGCCGACACCGAGGCGGGCGAGCGCGCCCATGCCCAGGGCCACCTGCCCGGCGCCCACTATCTGCATCTGGACCGCGACCTCAGCGGCGCCAAGACCGATGCCCAGGGCCGTTTCCGCGGCCGCCACCCCCTGCCGGAGCGTGAGCGGCTCGCCGAGCAGCTGGCGGGCCTGGGCCTGAGCACGGGCCGTCAGGTGGTCTGCTACGACGCCCAGGGCGGCATGTATGCGGCCCGCGCCTGGTGGCTGCTGCGCTGGCTGGGCCATGCCGCCGTGGCGGTGCTGGATGGTGGCCGCCAGGCCTGGCAGGCCGAAGGTGGTGCCCTGGAAGGCGGCGCCCCCGCCGCCCCTGCACCGGGCGATTTCCGCGCCACCCCGCCCCTGGTGCCCATGCTGGATGCCGACGCCCTGCAGGCCCGGCTGGGCCAGCTGCGCCTGATCGACGCCCGCGCACCCGAGCGCTTTCGCGGCGAGGTGGAGCCCCTGGACAGCCAGGCCGGCCACATCCCCGGCGCCAGCAACCGCCTCTTCAAGCTCAATCTGCAGGAGGACGGGCGCTTCAAACCCGCCGAGCAGCTGCGCCAGGAGTTCGAGGCCCTGCTGCCCCCCTTCCCGGCCGGCCAGGTGGTGCACCAGTGCGGCTCGGGGGTGACGGCCTGTCACAACCTCCTGGCCATGGAGCATGCCGGACTGCTAGGCTCCCAGCTCTACCCCGGCTCCTGGAGCGAATGGTCCGCCGACCCGCTGCGGCCCTTGGCCAAGGCTTGA
- a CDS encoding DMT family transporter, whose product MPAPFLMIAASLLFASMGVCVKLAAEFYSASEIVMYRGLVGVLLMALLARQQGMSLATRVPAMHFWRSASGVLALSLWFYSIGGLPLATAMTLNYMSSVWMALFLLGGAVMLGSARVDGRLVAAVLLGFAGVALILRPTLEQQQLWHGLAGLLSGMLSALAYLQVTTLGRAGEPEIRIVFYFSLGGVLAGALTTSVSGAWHAHHSLWGMALLLAVGLLASTAQLMMTRAYGTGSTLVNASLQYLGIVFSFIYGVALFKDAITWSALLGMGLIIGAGLAATALRSRATPKDSQHSVTES is encoded by the coding sequence ATGCCCGCCCCCTTTCTGATGATCGCCGCCAGCCTCCTCTTCGCCAGCATGGGGGTTTGCGTCAAGCTGGCGGCCGAGTTCTACAGCGCCAGCGAGATCGTCATGTACCGCGGCCTGGTGGGCGTGCTGCTGATGGCCCTGCTGGCCCGCCAGCAAGGCATGAGCCTGGCCACCCGGGTGCCGGCCATGCATTTCTGGCGCAGCGCCTCGGGCGTGCTGGCGCTCTCGCTGTGGTTCTATTCCATCGGCGGCCTGCCCCTGGCCACGGCCATGACCCTGAACTACATGTCCTCGGTCTGGATGGCGCTGTTCCTGCTCGGCGGCGCGGTCATGCTGGGCAGCGCCCGGGTGGACGGACGCCTGGTGGCCGCCGTGCTGCTGGGCTTTGCCGGCGTGGCCCTGATCCTGCGGCCCACGCTGGAGCAGCAGCAGCTCTGGCACGGCCTGGCCGGCCTGCTTTCGGGCATGCTCTCGGCCCTGGCCTATCTGCAGGTCACCACCCTGGGCCGGGCCGGCGAGCCCGAGATCCGCATCGTCTTCTATTTCTCCCTGGGCGGCGTGCTGGCCGGTGCGCTGACCACCAGCGTCAGCGGAGCCTGGCATGCCCACCACAGCCTCTGGGGCATGGCCCTGCTGCTGGCGGTGGGCCTGCTGGCCAGCACCGCCCAGCTGATGATGACCCGGGCCTACGGCACCGGCTCCACCCTGGTGAATGCCAGCCTGCAGTACCTGGGCATCGTCTTCTCTTTCATCTATGGTGTGGCCCTGTTCAAGGACGCCATCACCTGGAGCGCCCTGCTGGGCATGGGTCTGATCATCGGCGCCGGCCTGGCGGCCACCGCGCTGCGCAGCCGCGCCACCCCCAAGGACAGCCAACACTCCGTCACCGAATCATGA
- a CDS encoding aromatic ring-hydroxylating dioxygenase subunit alpha, whose translation MSDLSFTLSALERSKTQLPVTSYFDEDLFRREQELIFQHGPRYLGHALSVPEVGDHYALPQEGEGRALVRTAQGIELLSNVCRHRQAVMLKGRGNTGKNVVCPLHRWTYDLQGQLIGAPHFQQDPCLNLNRYKLREWNGLLFEDNGHDVAGQLDRLGPAAELDFSGYVLDKVQVHECDYNWKTFIEVYLEDYHVGPFHPGLGHFVTCEDLAWEFGTHHSVQTVGIHKGLSKPGSDTYAKWHEQVLQFGNGQPPKQGAIWLTYYPHIMVEWYPHVLVVSTLHPKGPQKTTNIVEFYYPEEIAAFERDFVEANQAAYMETCIEDDEIALRMDAGRKALMERGDNEVGPYQSPMEDGMQHFHEWYRREMRFGG comes from the coding sequence ATGTCCGACCTGAGCTTCACTCTCTCGGCGCTTGAACGCAGCAAGACACAGCTGCCCGTTACCTCCTACTTCGATGAGGATCTGTTCCGCAGGGAACAGGAACTGATCTTCCAGCATGGCCCCCGCTACCTCGGCCACGCCCTGAGCGTGCCCGAGGTGGGGGATCACTACGCCCTGCCCCAGGAGGGCGAAGGCCGCGCCCTGGTGCGCACCGCTCAGGGCATCGAGCTGCTGTCCAACGTCTGCCGCCACCGCCAGGCCGTGATGCTCAAGGGCCGGGGCAACACCGGCAAGAACGTGGTCTGCCCCCTGCACCGCTGGACCTACGACCTGCAGGGTCAGCTGATCGGCGCCCCGCATTTCCAGCAGGATCCCTGCCTGAACCTGAACCGCTACAAGCTGCGCGAGTGGAACGGCCTGCTGTTCGAGGACAACGGCCACGATGTGGCCGGCCAGCTCGACCGGCTGGGGCCGGCCGCCGAGCTGGACTTCAGCGGCTATGTGCTGGACAAGGTCCAGGTGCATGAGTGCGACTACAACTGGAAGACCTTCATCGAGGTTTATCTGGAGGACTATCACGTCGGTCCCTTCCATCCGGGCCTGGGCCACTTCGTCACCTGCGAGGACCTGGCCTGGGAGTTCGGCACCCACCACTCGGTGCAGACCGTGGGCATCCACAAGGGCCTGTCCAAGCCCGGCTCGGACACCTACGCCAAATGGCATGAGCAGGTGCTGCAGTTCGGCAATGGCCAGCCGCCCAAGCAGGGGGCGATCTGGCTGACCTACTATCCGCACATCATGGTCGAGTGGTATCCCCATGTGCTGGTGGTCTCGACTTTGCACCCCAAGGGTCCGCAGAAAACCACCAATATTGTGGAGTTCTACTACCCGGAGGAAATCGCCGCCTTCGAGCGTGACTTCGTGGAAGCCAACCAGGCCGCCTATATGGAGACCTGCATCGAGGACGACGAGATCGCCCTGCGCATGGACGCCGGCCGCAAGGCCCTGATGGAGCGCGGGGACAACGAGGTCGGCCCCTATCAGAGCCCCATGGAAGACGGCATGCAGCACTTCCACGAGTGGTACCGGCGCGAGATGCGCTTCGGCGGCTGA